The following coding sequences are from one Penaeus monodon isolate SGIC_2016 chromosome 21, NSTDA_Pmon_1, whole genome shotgun sequence window:
- the LOC119586324 gene encoding uncharacterized protein LOC119586324, with translation MVSEADMRATLTAHIAMPLTGHAVAPNMPYYPTLPVIDGEGYSSGASTVGRQQLVTAMDTSPGGGIMRGGIYHPSAVPNMSEAQVRPGRTLQRPLGRTHSSPLPLGHPMLAATPPTFLPHGPPSAHQYDPKHAIEHHQHNLLKQHIRQTVLIRKGSNNHVENVAEETEAAVAQAIAHEKTPEEEEEEALHEEEPEVIDLTERKIEESLIARQQRAVFLQHRDSLTAKPPPLHSTTGEEFL, from the exons ATGGTGTCTGAGGCAGACATGCGTGCTACCCTGACGGCTCACATAGCAATGCCTCTCACAGGTCATGCTGTTGCTCCCAACATGCCATATTACCCAACACTCCCAG TGATAGATGGTGAAGGATACAGTTCGGGAGCATCCACTGTGGGTCGTCAACAGCTGGTCACAGCCATGGATACTAGTCCAGGTGGCGGAATCATGAGAGGAGGCATCTACCACCCCAGTGCTGTCCCTAACATGAGTGAAGCACAG GTTCGACCTGGCCGGACCCTGCAGAGGCCCTTAGGCAGAACACATTCGTCCCCACTACCTTTAGGCCATCCCATGCTGGCAGCAACACCTCCAACCTTCCTCCCACATGGCCCACCCTCAGCCCACCAGTATGACCCCAAGCATGCCATAGAGCACCACCAGCATAATCTTCTGAAACAG CACATTCGACAGACAGTATTGATACGGAAGGGAAGCAACAACCATGTGGAGAACGTTGCTGAGGAAACAGAGGCAGCCGTTGCCCAAGCCATTGCACATGAAAAAACACCGGAG gaagaagaagaagaggcactGCATGAGGAGGAACCAGAG GTGATAGATCTGACAGAACGCAAGATAGAGGAGAGCCTGATAGCCAGGCAACAGCGAGCAGTTTTCCTGCAGCATCGTGACTCACTAACAGCAAAACCTCCACCTTTACACTCCACAACAGGTGAGGAATTTCTCTAA